Genomic window (Kosakonia sp. BYX6):
CTGTTCGATCGCAACGCGGCGCCGCTGCGCGCCACGGCGCGTCTCTTGCTGGTGGCGGATGCCAGTATCGTGATTCAAAACGCGGAGAAACAGTTACTGTCGCCAACCAGTACGCTGCTCAATATCGCCGATAAAGCCACTCTCGCGTTGATGGCAGTAAGCGCCGCCGCATCGCTCGCCGCGAATATCGATTACCTCTCCCTTGCCTGGCAAAACGATATGGATAACCTGGACGACTTCAGCATCGGCGGCAGTTTGCTGGTACAAACGGGGGCGGGCAATGAATGACATCGCGTTGAAAATTGGCAATCAAACCAGCTCGCTGGGTATCCGTTGGCTGCGCGTGTTGCAGCAAATCAACGAAATACCTGCCGCCCGGCTGGAGTTGATTTTGCCCACCGACAATAACGACACCAGCGATACCGCCCTGGCAACGGAAGTCGGCCGCCTCTCGCCTGGCGTCAGCATCGAAATTAGCCTCGACAAAGTCGCGCTGTTCACCGGTTTTTTAACCCAGAAAAAAGTGCAACTTCGTGGGGCGCAGCGGGTAATAAAAATTGAAGCGCGCCATGCATTACAAAAGCTGGCGTGGCCGCCGCGCAGCGACCTTTATCGCCAACAAACCGATCGGGCGATCCTGACCTCGCTGTTTAACAAGGCCTCGGTGAAAACCACCGTCAATGTCGACGCAAAATTAACGGCGGTTCATGAGCAGATGGTGCAATACCGTGTCAGCGACTGGAATTTTATCTGCCGACGCATGAAAGCCTCCAACTGCTGGCTGGTACCGGACGCCGCCAGCAATGCCGTGACGGTGAAGGCGCTGAAAGTCCCCGCCTCGGCGGCGCTCACCTTTAAGCAGTATGACGAGAAAGAAAAATATGCCCTGTATGAGCTGGATCTCAGTTTCGACAACCGCTTTGTTCTCGATACCCTGGCAATACAGGGCTGGGATGTGAGTGAGCAGTCGCTCAATACACCGCAGTTGGCAAAAAACGACGCTTTTGTCCCCTGGAAACCCGCCGCAAGTGCAGCCACTTCGCCGCAAAGCGGCGGCACCCATGATTACAAGCTGGCATTTAGCTACTTCCCGGAGAACGACCTGAGCACGTTATCGCGTTCATGGGTGAATTATCACCAGATGAGCGGTGCGCAGGGATCGCTGGTGATGGAAGGTTCGCGCAGCATTGCGCCCGGCGACAGTATTGCGCTGGATGATTTTGGTGCCGGGCTGGACGGCACGGCGCTGGTTTCTGGGGTGGAACAGATAATTGATACCGAAAATGGATGGCGCACCCGGTTGCTGATCGGCATGCCTGTCAGCCAGATGGAGGCTGATATCACCGGCACGTTGCATATCGGCACGGTCGCTGATTACAACCCCGACCCGCAAAATATCGAGCGTATTCCAGTGGTTATTCCGGCGCTGAATGTCGCGGGGGAATACCTGTTTGCCCGCTTGGGTAAACCGTATGCCAGTAAAGCGAGCGGTTTCTGTTTTTACCCGGAGCCTGGCGATGAAGTGGTATTGGGGTTTATTGAAGGCGCGTACTGCTACCCGGTCATTCTCGGTTCAATGCACAACCCGAAAAATAAATCGCCGTTTGCTCCTGATAAAAAGAACAACCAAAAAGCCCTGGTGGTGAACAAAAACAACATTACGCAGCAGTTCTTGATCGATCTGGATGCGAAAACGTTAACGCTGTCGGCGGATAACGGCAGCAAAGTGGTGGTGGACGCCAATACGCAACTACAAGTCAATGCTCAGGATATGACCTGGCAGGCCGCCAACAAATTTACGATCAACGGCAAATCGCAAGTGGAAATCATCAGTGCCAGCATCAACATGAAAAATTAACCATTGGGCTTTGGAGGAACGATGAGTAGCGAAAAATATGTTGAATCTCTTGGCCGCAGTTGGGCGTTTCCGCCGCAGTTCAGCGTGGCTGAAGGCGTCAAAATGGCAGACGGCGTCGATTCGGTATTACAAAGTCTGGTGGTGCTGTTTATGACCGAGCCTGGCGAGCGAATCATGCGTGAAACCTACGGCGGCGGGCTGAATGAATTCCTCTTTGAAAACATTACCGATGAGTTGCTGGCCTCAATTCGTAACCATATTGAAGACGCCGTGCTGCTAAATGAACAACGTGCGGAAGTCAGTGAAATTCTTATTCAACAAGCGAAAAACGATGTGAGTCGGTTGCTGATTCAAATCACCCTGAAGCTCATCGGCAGCGATATGACCGAGACCGTTTCCGGCACGCTGGATGTCAACGAAGGTTATGCGCTGAGGTTGTTATGAGCTATTTCGTGATTGTCGACAACGACACGCTGCAGTTTGGCACCACCTTTGGCATGTATACGGTAACACCCACCGAGCCGTGCATGATCAAAGCCTCCGGGATTGCGCAGATCCTGAATAAAAAAGTGTGTGTGGTCGGTGATGAAAAAAAAGTGTCGATAAAGGCAACGTATATGAATGCGACCTACCCAACACCGGGTACCGGTAGCATCACCATCACCAGCCTGGCGGCGGATCAGCAAGCCACATTTGCCCTGTCGACGGCACCGCTTATCGTTATCGGCAGCCAGTTTATTGCGCTGTTTACACCCCAGGCGCCAGCCAGCAATCCGCAGGGGCCGGAAGCGGCGCCGTCGCCGCAGCCGGGTAACGGCAAGTTCATGAATTCTCAAACCTTTGTCACGACGGGATAAGTTCACCTGTTATTGCATTCAGCACGCGTTACGACCATCCCGTTTTTACTTAACTGAGGGCGGATAATGCCATGCCTGATTTAGACGAACTAAAAGCGAAACTGGCGGATGTTATTGTCGATGACTCTTTCCAGCTCGAAGAGAGAACGCCAGCACAATTACTTGAATTTGTGGATCAATATACCAACCTCGTCCGTTTCGCCAGCGACGATAATAGCTTGTGGAGTGATTTCTGGTTTACCAATATCACCGCGCAGCAATTGAGTGATATTTATCTCAATGTGGCGCTGGACAATAAAATTTTGCCAGTGCAACAGACTTTTCTATTGCTGTTATTAGGCTTGCTGGAAACGCCGAAATTATTACTGAACACGGTTCCCGACAGGCATCGCACCCTCTATTACCAGCAGCTATTGGGCTTTAAAACGGGAGCGATAAAACCGGATACGGTGGCGGTCAGTTTTAACCTCAAAAGCAACAGCAAAGCGTTCTTGTTACCCGCGGGTACGCTGCTGGACGCCGGGCAGGATGCGGCGGGCAACAATATTACTTACCAGACCGACGCCGATGTACTGATAAACCACCAACTGCTTAACAGCCTGTGCTGGACAACGCAGGATGCGAGCGGCAATTGGCAATTGATGACGGCACTGGATGTCGATAACAATATTGCCTTGCCGGATGGCGGCATCCGCCTCTTCGGCGAGGCCGATAGCATGGAAACGCTGCAACGCAATGTGGTGATTGATGCCGCTTTAATCCGCCTCAGCGGCGATATCAGCGTCACGGTCTTCTCCGGCGATGTGACCCGCAGCGCCAGCGAAATCACGCCGATCCTTTCCCTGCAAGGCCAGCAACAGACGCCGCTGGTTTTTCGTGCCACGCGCGCCAGCGGCGGTGAACTACTCTACCGTCTGCCTTCAACCCTGCTACAAAAAGACTGGCACCAGGATGCCATCGCCCGGACGAATGCTTCCCTGCAACTAAAATTCCCGGCCGGGAAAGCCGCTGCGCTACCCACGTCTTATTCCGTCACCATTAGCCAGTCGCAGGAAATTGGTTATATTCCTCAGGAAGGCCAGGGCTATATCGATAGCTTCAGTTATCCGTTTGGCAGCCAGCCTGTTCTCGGCAGCAGTTTTGAACTCACGTTGCCCACTGCGTTTATCGAAACCGGCGGTACGCTGACCATTTCACCCCAATGGGCCAGTCTGCCAACGGAAAACTTCGCGCTGTGGTACGCCCGTTACAGCAATCCTCCGGCGGATAACACCGTCTTTATGGCCAACCTCTATTTGGTACAGCCGTCCGGTGAAATGACTTTGCTTGGGGAACAGTCGCTCTTTTCCGGCAGCGCCGCGCCGCAGATGCAGCCGCTCACTGTCACGCTTCCTGACGATTTGGATGCCGATTCAGGGGATTACAGCATCCGGGTGGAACTCAGCGGCTCGGATTTCCATCATCAGGAGTGGGCCAATGATCCCGCGGGGAAAAATGCCCCCTGGACACCGCAAGTCAGCCGCATTGACACGCAGTTCTCACAAACCTTCACCCTTGCGCAAATCCTCGACCGCTCGGTTTTGCTGCGCGATGGCGACGTGATGCAGCAGGTCATCTATGTCGGCCTGAGTAACGTTGCGGATGGCGATTCCATCTCCATTTACTGGGACTTGCAATCGCTGGTCGCCCTGCCGCTGACCTGGTATTACACCACCGGCGAAGGGGTGTGGCAGGCGCTGGATGCTACCCTCAACGATGGCACGCAAGGGTTATTCATCAGTGGGTTATGGCAGGCAATTCTGCCGGGTGACGCCGGGACCGGCGGCGATGGTTTGTCGGAGGACTATTTCTGGCTAAAAGGCGTGCCGACAACCAGCATCAACACGGATGACGTGCCGAAAGTCCGCGATTTGTTTACCAATGCGGCGACCGCCACGCTCAACCTGAGCGGCGATGTCGACAGCAGCCACTTTGATCAGCCGCTACCGGCGGGCAGCATCAGCCAGTTAGTCTCACCGCTTGTTCAGATCAGTAGTATCAGCCAAACGCGACCGTCTGTTGGAGGCCAGGCTCGGGAAACCACCGCCGAACTGTTTGAGCGCGCCGCCGGGCGCATTGCCACCCGCCATCGCGCCATCACCTGGCAGGATATGCGCCATATGCTGCTGGATCAGTACCCTGAGCTTTATGACATCCATTTTCTTGATGTGAGCAAATTGCTCACGATTCCCGCCCTGACCGAGCAGGTACTGGTGGTGATTCCCGGCAGTAACGCCAGTGATAATGACGACACCTTGCGCCCGGCCTTGAGCGCAGGGCGACTGCAGAAAATGGGTGAGTGGCTTAAACAGTTCACCAGTCCGTGGGCGAACCCGGAACTCATCAACCCGATTTACGTCAATGTTATCGCGCGTTATCAGGTGACTTTTCTTGATGATGTGAACCCCAATTACGGTTATCAGCAGTTGTCGGAGTGGTTGCAACAACGCTATATGCCCTGGGGCTCAGATGTGAAGCAGGTGGTGGCACCGGGCAACCAGATTGATTACTACCAGCTTCTTGCCACCATTCAACAACACCCACTGGTAAAAAATGTGGTGGCGCTTGAACTGGTCGATGAGAGCGGCGCCACGCATCAGGAAACGATCGTGGCAAAAGAAAACGAGGTGTTAATTCTTACCCCACAGGTAAAAGCTTAGCGCCTGAATGGAGCCGCATATGTCTAAAGAAAATGCCTTATTCACGCTGGTTAAAGAAGATATCGATTTCGACACGCTGTGGCAGCAGGTCACGGAAAGCCTGGATGCCCTGTGTGGCGATCTCTGGACCGACACCACGGATCACGATCCCGGCGTCACGCTGCTGCAGGCGACGACCTGGAACGATTCCGATATTGGCTATCGCTTATCCCTGTCGCTCAACGATTTATTAACCGAGGCGGGGAAAAGCACCCTGTTTCCGCCCGACTTCGGGCCGCAGGGAACGCTATGTTGCAACACGGTCACCGCCGAGGATTACCGCCGCGCGATACGTGATATTCACAGCAGTGATATCGGACTCGGCAGCCAGGGATTCATCTTCGACGATTGCGCCCTCATCAGAGAGCCGGAGGACAGCAGCAACACGTATCGCTGGTGGTATGACAAAGTCAACCGGGACTATACCTTTACCAGGCCGGATGACGCGGACGACACCGAATGGCAGGAATTAACGCTGCGCGGCAATAACTGGCTCTATCTGGTGCCGTCCCGCTACACGCTGGCGCTTTCAACGGCAGACCGGGCAACTGTGGATGCCTGGCTGGCGGATTTCCTCGCCAGCCACCGTAATCTCGGCGAGTTTTTCGCCCGGGTTATCTGGATGCAGCCCGTTGATTTTAATCTGCAACTGGAGATTGGCCTGAGCAGCGATGTGGCGAACGTCGCGGCGGTTGTCGCGCAAATCTATGAAGCGACCAGCATGCAGCTTATTACGCCTGCTGAACGCTACACCACCGCGCAGATGCGCGAAAAAGGCTACCTTGATGAGGAGATTTTTGAGGGGCCGTTCCTGCAGCATGGCTGGCAGGTTGATGAACCGACGCGTATCTCAGACGAGGGCATGACGGTGAGTTTAAGCTCACTGGCTAACCGTCTGTTAAAAATTGACGGAGTGGAAAGTGTGAATGCCGTTTCGCTGCCGTCACTGCCGGTGCATGTATGGGCAGTCAGTACCGATAAATGGGCCTGGCGATTTGACGCCGGTTACTACCCCCGGCTGTGGGGGGCCGATCCGCTTGCCTTGCTGGCGGGCGACACCAGCCCGCTGACGTTGGTGATCAAAGGGGGGATTTACCAAAAGCCGGATGCCGCGACCATCAGCCAGAACCTCAGCATACAGCAATTGATTGTGACGACCCCGGAAGAGCTGCCTGCGGGAACCCGGCGTGATTTCAGCCGTTATGTCCCCGTGGGCGACCGGTTGCCTGCCTGTTACCAGTTGCAACAGCCACTGCTCCAGGCAGAGAAAACGGTTCCGGAACTTCATCAGTTTCTGCTACCGGTGGATCAACTGCTGGCGGATATGTGTGCCGAAATCGCACTGATACCGCAGCTTTTGTCGTTTGACGATCGCAAAGGGGTGATTCGCGGCACGCAGTGGCCCTACAGCAGCGGCAGCGTGAATGGGAACGTGCATGTCGCTTATGAGCCGAGTCTAAAAACATACCTGGAAAGCGATGTCGCCATCTTTGGTGCCGATGGCAAAACGCCATTAAGCGCCAATTTCTCTCGCGAGCTGGCGTTCTTACAGTATCTGCTGGGTTATTTTGGTACCTCGCGCGCGTCGCGTCCGTTAACCCTGGATTTGTTCGATTTCCTGCTGACGCAACGTGCTTATCTCGCCCAGCAACCCGAACTGGGCTATGACCGCATTAACATTCAGATCAATAAAGTTTCCGCCCTGCAAAAGCGCATTACCGCCATCATTGGCCTGAATGGCGAATGTTTTAAAGAAAACCCAGACTTAAGTAACCTTCCTTTTTATTTGCTCGAGCACAGACAATTAATCCCTCTTGTGTCATCTGACGAGTATGCCGAAGAGCAAACACCGTCGAATTTTCAGATCAATGGTGCTGTTGTCAGCATTACCCAGCCAGGGAGTGCAGGGAAAATTGTGGTCGGCCAGTTAATCGATCTCATCGCACTTGTGGGGGACAGAAAAGAGTCGGCAAAACAACAAATGGTCACTAGCGTGAATGGCGACACATTTACGCTCAATGTGGATACCAGTTATCAGTTGGAAAGTAATCTTGCTGTCTTCCAGACGGCATGGAGCAGCCACCTTTTGACCTGGCAAAACAGTACGACCTGGCTGCAGGATATGAGTTTCCCACTAAACTATGCGCCGGCCGCACAGCAGCCCGCCGACACTTCGCAGCGGCTATTGCTCAGTAATGATCAAAGTCCTTTTCCTTCCATGGTTACGGTAGGGGATGAAATCACCATTGAACTGGCGAATTTGGCTACAACGCCAATGGAGGCGGCGAGTGCCACTATTGTCCCCGCCGCTGATGAAGACTGGTTTTTGAATGCAACGGTCATCGCGACAGATCCGCTTCAGGGCACATTGCTGATTGAGAAAGTGGCAGGCAGCCAATACGATTTTCCGGATGCCCAGGGCAGTTGGCGTTACCAGTGGTATTTTACAGATTCAGCCTATGCAACCACCGATCGTTTCTCTTTTGTTATTAGCCTGGTACTTAACCGCAGTTTATTGCTCAATCAAAATATCGTGCCCGATAAATTAATTACCTGGATGCTACAGGTCGTCATGGAGCAATTCCCTGCGCATGTATCGTTAATCAATCACTGGATGAGCGATTCTGCATTTAAAAACTTTGCACAAACTTATGCTCGCTGGCAGAACGGCGGTAATCCATTGGGTGACGATGCGTGGTCCATTTTGCAAATGCTAACGCTGGGTCATTTGCCTGTAACCGTGTTGGGGATCGGTTCAATGCGTATTGCCAGCGCTGAACAAGCGAGCCAGGTCGTCGGAACTGACGGGAGCCAATGGAATACGGCTGTCATTACCCAGGAACAGCTGTTCTATATCCCTCTGATAGCTGAAGCCGCTTAGCCACTTATAGCAGGAGAAAAATTATGGCAGACACGAAAGCATTGCCTTCGGTAGATGACTTAAAAGAACGCTTTGGCGAAGGGAATATTCCTTTGCAGAGTGATTTCGCGGATTTAATCGATCTGGCAAACATTGGCCGTGTTATTTATGGCAACGGAAGCCCGGGTTGGGGGTTGGCATTAGATGATGAAGGCAAACTCGCGATAGATATGAGCAAAACATTTACCGCGACCTGGGATTTATCAGAATCGTCTGGCAGCACACAGCTTAATGCGGATAGCTATTCCATTGTTGATAAAAGCCAGCATCCGAAAATTGCATATTTTGCGTTAAATGGACAAGGTCCTACTGAAGCGACAACCACGCTGTCAGGAACCTCCACCGTTTTTTATCTCCCTGCGACAAAAATCACTTCCGATAAAAAGAGAATATCAACA
Coding sequences:
- a CDS encoding phage baseplate assembly protein V, which produces MNDIALKIGNQTSSLGIRWLRVLQQINEIPAARLELILPTDNNDTSDTALATEVGRLSPGVSIEISLDKVALFTGFLTQKKVQLRGAQRVIKIEARHALQKLAWPPRSDLYRQQTDRAILTSLFNKASVKTTVNVDAKLTAVHEQMVQYRVSDWNFICRRMKASNCWLVPDAASNAVTVKALKVPASAALTFKQYDEKEKYALYELDLSFDNRFVLDTLAIQGWDVSEQSLNTPQLAKNDAFVPWKPAASAATSPQSGGTHDYKLAFSYFPENDLSTLSRSWVNYHQMSGAQGSLVMEGSRSIAPGDSIALDDFGAGLDGTALVSGVEQIIDTENGWRTRLLIGMPVSQMEADITGTLHIGTVADYNPDPQNIERIPVVIPALNVAGEYLFARLGKPYASKASGFCFYPEPGDEVVLGFIEGAYCYPVILGSMHNPKNKSPFAPDKKNNQKALVVNKNNITQQFLIDLDAKTLTLSADNGSKVVVDANTQLQVNAQDMTWQAANKFTINGKSQVEIISASINMKN
- a CDS encoding GPW/gp25 family protein, with the protein product MSSEKYVESLGRSWAFPPQFSVAEGVKMADGVDSVLQSLVVLFMTEPGERIMRETYGGGLNEFLFENITDELLASIRNHIEDAVLLNEQRAEVSEILIQQAKNDVSRLLIQITLKLIGSDMTETVSGTLDVNEGYALRLL